The window TGCGCAACCGTCCACCCATCCGAAGGGTTAGAGTTATAAGTATAGAAAATTACGAGCCTTCCAGCGTCATATAGCCCGAAGCCTTTAGGCGGACCGTCAACGTGCTTATGGGTTTGCGGAGGTCCGTTATCAAAATTATAGAATATATGGTATATTGGGTGGTCGAATGGAAGTTCTACAAGCTGAGAATTTGGCAATACTTGCGCAATTTCTCGTCTGAAGGTTGTATCCATGCCGTAGTCGTCATCGGCATAAAGAAAACCACCGGATTGGAGATAATCTTTTAATCTTTTACGTTCTGTTTCAGAAAAACGTACCTCACCATGACCGGTCATAAAAAGGAATGGATACCTCTTAAGTTCCATATCCAAAAGAGTTATAACTTTTTGTTCCTTAAGTATCTCTACGTTTGCCCTCTTTTCAATTTGCGACGCCAGATTAGGAAGCGCGTCAGGGTCGTTATACCAGTCACCTCCTCCTCCGTATTGGAGTCGCGCAAGTTGTATAGGTGTGAGGGTTATTGTAAGCAGTGTCAGAAAGGTCATACGCCTACGGCAACATCAAGAAGCCTCGTAAAAGTCGTATAAGAAACCCTGACATGGCCTATTTCTATTCTTCCAACCCCGTGAAAATCTGATCCGCCGGTAGGAATCAGCCTGTTTTCAATCGCAAAAGCGTAAAGCGTATCCTCAAGTGTTGGAGAATGCTCAGGATACCAGACCTCAATACCGTCAAGATAGTCAACCGTACGTTCAGCCGCATCGGGAATGCGATACATCCCTGGGTGAGCGAGAACTGCAACACCTTGATGCTCATGAATAAGATCTACCGCATCCGGTATCGCCAGTTTAACCTTAGGAACGTAAGCAAGACCGTCAGGTCCGAGATACCGACTGAAGATTTCGTGGATACTGGAGCCTCTGCCCTGGGCAATCAGCGCCTTTGCCACATGAAGCCTTCCTATTGATTTACCTTTTGAGAAACGACGCACCTCGTTCATATCAAGCTCTATTCCATGACGCTTTAGCCTGTCAAGAATATCCGAAGCTCTTTCCGTTCTCTTCATCTGATACCATTCAAGCTTTTCTTCGAGCTCGGATTCTCTCCCAGGCGCAAAGTATCCCAAGATGTGAATCTCATATCCTTCTAATTCACATGACAGTTCAACCCCTGAAAGTATATCTATCCCCAGTTCTCTTGCTTCAATACGAGCTTCTTCGACTCCAGCAATCGTATCGTGATCCGTTATCGAAATTCCTTTTAGATTGGTGTCGTGCGCAAGGCGAACAATCTCCTCTGGCGAA of the bacterium genome contains:
- a CDS encoding DUF4159 domain-containing protein encodes the protein MTFLTLLTITLTPIQLARLQYGGGGDWYNDPDALPNLASQIEKRANVEILKEQKVITLLDMELKRYPFLFMTGHGEVRFSETERKRLKDYLQSGGFLYADDDYGMDTTFRREIAQVLPNSQLVELPFDHPIYHIFYNFDNGPPQTHKHVDGPPKGFGLYDAGRLVIFYTYNSNPSDGWTVAHNNPEDVREEAFKMGINIVLYALLN
- a CDS encoding PHP domain-containing protein gives rise to the protein MTGLSVDLHIHTSYSDGLYSPEEIVRLAHDTNLKGISITDHDTIAGVEEARIEARELGIDILSGVELSCELEGYEIHILGYFAPGRESELEEKLEWYQMKRTERASDILDRLKRHGIELDMNEVRRFSKGKSIGRLHVAKALIAQGRGSSIHEIFSRYLGPDGLAYVPKVKLAIPDAVDLIHEHQGVAVLAHPGMYRIPDAAERTVDYLDGIEVWYPEHSPTLEDTLYAFAIENRLIPTGGSDFHGVGRIEIGHVRVSYTTFTRLLDVAVGV